Genomic DNA from Peribacillus simplex NBRC 15720 = DSM 1321:
TCAGTCGATACTTCAAATGCTTCCATCTGTTCCGAATCGAATGACTTTAAATACTGTTGCAGATATGCAGGATCATTAATGGATGGATTCAACCAATCTTTTTCATCTTCTGGTTTAAGGATAACAGGCATACGATCATGAATGCTGGTCATTATCTCATTAGGAACGGTTGTTATAACGGAGCACGAATAGATGCTGATGCCTTCAGGAGATTTCCAGGATTCCCAGAGACCGGCCATTCCAAATGGAGCATGGTTCTTCAGTTTTATTCGCATCGGTATTTTTCTCTCTGGTGTCTTCTTCCATTCATAAAAAGAGTCAGCAATTATCAAGCATCTCTTCTTCTTATACGCATTCTTGTAGCTTGCTTTCTCTGCAATGGTTTCCGCTCTGGCATTGATCATTTTATAGCCCACTTTTTCGTCTTTTGCCCAGAAAGGAATGAGTCCCCACCTAAGATATCCAAGTCGATTCCTTGCCCCGTCATTAATGACGGAGAGCACGGATTGGGAGGGAGCAATATTGTAGCTGAATTGGTATTCCCCATCAAATGATCCTTGAATATCAAACCGTTCTTTTATTTCTTCAATGTCAGTAAAAAGGGTGTAACGTCCACACATAATATCGCCTACCGTATTAAGATTTATTACAGTGTAACAAATGGAACAGGCAGGCACAAATCAGCGTTCTAAAATCCTGATGTCGGTAAATGGTTGATTAAATAATTCGCTGGAAATCAAAAGAGTGCCAAGGACTTCTCTTTCATCTTCAGCTTTAATGATTTCCGACAAAATTAAGGTACTGCCATTCCTGACCGTTACTTTATATTCATTCATGTAATCCCCCCTCAAAAGGCTAGATGGTTGTTATTATAAACCAAAAACCCCCAAGTATCAGTATTGAACTTTGGAAGAGTCATGGTCAATCTTCTAATGGAGAGGCCGCATGGAGGTTCCTTTATACTTCTAAGGGTTAGTCGAACGAGGCAATGCCTGAGACCATAACTCCTTGTAAAGGAGGCGTAAAAAAGACTGTCCATGAATGATTCATGGACAATCTGGGCACTGTCAAAGGTTATTCGATTCAATACTGATAATTTGATTATGGAGATAGCATTGAGGCAAGCCCCAACAGTCGGTACGAAAAGGCACGCTCTTCTAGAAGAACCAAATTGGAGTTGCCCCTATTCCAAGTCCATTCATTATTTAAAATGCAGCAAAACCTCATTTATTAAATGTGCTGCCAATGTAACGGTTTTATTATTTTCGTCCAACGAAGGATTCACTTCCGAGATATCAAAGGAGAGGATCTTTTCATTCGATACGATATGCCTAATAATGGCACGGACCAATTTCGGATTCAGTCCAAACGGCGATGGAGCACTTACCCCAGGTGCGTAGGCTGAATCAATAACGTCCGTACATAATGTAAGAATAATGTAGTCATTTTCCTTAACGAATTCATTTATCCGCCGCTTAGTTTCATCCATTTCGTTCAATGACAAATCTTCTTCCAATATGTAGTCGACCTTACTTCTCTCAGCAGTTTCAAACAGTGCCTTCGTATTCCCCTGCTTCTGAATTCCGACACATAAATATCCACAACTTTGATCTTCGTCCAAAATCTGCTTAAACATCGTTCCTGATGAACTTTCTTTTT
This window encodes:
- a CDS encoding SOS response-associated peptidase, with product MCGRYTLFTDIEEIKERFDIQGSFDGEYQFSYNIAPSQSVLSVINDGARNRLGYLRWGLIPFWAKDEKVGYKMINARAETIAEKASYKNAYKKKRCLIIADSFYEWKKTPERKIPMRIKLKNHAPFGMAGLWESWKSPEGISIYSCSVITTVPNEIMTSIHDRMPVILKPEDEKDWLNPSINDPAYLQQYLKSFDSEQMEAFEVSTDVNSTKNNSPNLIQQIC